A region from the Amycolatopsis camponoti genome encodes:
- a CDS encoding helix-turn-helix transcriptional regulator, whose amino-acid sequence MDASNGGSAEARQSHAVPADAWEQPEMRAALASREISAVYRLLRKHGVSQRQIAAMTGQSQSEVSEILKGRQVMAYDVLTRIADGLGVPRGYMGLAYDEATAIRVVGSADGQQAEEDESVKRRRFLAHAAQVTMGAAVFGPESGTWSAGPARTPAPGRIGMTDVRQVEAATRALRALDYQYGGGFCRDAVVAQLSWGQQMLEAHGTDIVKNRLYVALADLHSLAGWTSFDTGLMDSARGHFANALDLAKQGENHPLVANVLYRMGRVYLHQDAPNDALKLFQLGQIAAQESGSELAVSVLCANEAWAYAMMGNEEQAVKLLGRSKDEFERANLAEAESWVKFFTETDVYAMVGTVHTVLAQQNSEHTKYAIPALTRAVESYDDEMARSKTFMLSALATNHLLDGDLDHGAKVGGKAIDCAEGIKSERVKDRMRPLQDEAERRRNNADARDLADRLNAFYAA is encoded by the coding sequence ATGGACGCCAGTAACGGTGGCAGTGCCGAAGCCCGGCAGAGCCACGCAGTTCCCGCTGACGCGTGGGAGCAGCCGGAGATGAGAGCGGCTCTCGCGTCCCGCGAGATCAGCGCCGTCTACCGGCTCCTGCGCAAGCACGGTGTCTCGCAGCGCCAGATCGCCGCGATGACCGGCCAGTCCCAGTCCGAGGTGTCGGAGATCCTCAAGGGTCGCCAGGTCATGGCCTACGACGTCCTCACGCGGATCGCCGACGGCCTGGGTGTCCCCCGTGGATACATGGGCCTCGCCTACGACGAGGCCACGGCGATACGCGTCGTCGGCTCCGCCGACGGCCAGCAGGCTGAGGAGGACGAGTCCGTGAAGCGACGGAGGTTCCTCGCGCACGCCGCCCAGGTCACGATGGGTGCGGCGGTGTTCGGTCCGGAATCCGGCACGTGGTCGGCGGGGCCGGCCAGGACACCGGCGCCCGGGCGCATCGGCATGACCGACGTGCGCCAGGTGGAGGCCGCGACGCGCGCCCTCCGGGCGCTCGACTACCAGTACGGCGGCGGTTTCTGCCGTGACGCCGTGGTGGCGCAGCTGTCCTGGGGACAGCAGATGCTCGAGGCGCACGGCACGGACATCGTCAAGAACCGGCTGTACGTGGCGCTCGCCGACCTGCACTCGCTGGCCGGCTGGACGTCCTTCGACACCGGTCTGATGGACTCCGCCCGCGGCCACTTCGCGAACGCGCTGGACCTGGCCAAGCAGGGCGAGAACCACCCGCTGGTGGCCAACGTGCTGTACCGCATGGGCCGCGTCTACCTGCACCAGGACGCCCCGAACGACGCGCTGAAGCTGTTCCAGCTGGGCCAGATCGCCGCGCAGGAATCCGGCTCCGAGCTGGCGGTCTCCGTGCTCTGCGCGAACGAGGCCTGGGCCTACGCGATGATGGGCAACGAGGAGCAGGCGGTGAAGCTGCTCGGCCGGAGCAAGGACGAGTTCGAGCGCGCCAACCTGGCCGAGGCCGAGTCGTGGGTGAAGTTCTTCACCGAGACCGACGTCTACGCCATGGTCGGCACCGTCCACACGGTGCTCGCGCAGCAGAACTCCGAGCACACGAAGTACGCCATCCCGGCGCTGACCAGGGCCGTCGAGTCCTACGACGACGAGATGGCCCGCTCCAAGACGTTCATGCTGAGCGCACTGGCCACCAACCACCTGCTGGACGGCGACCTCGACCACGGCGCCAAGGTCGGCGGCAAGGCCATCGACTGCGCCGAGGGCATCAAGTCCGAGCGGGTCAAGGACCGCATGCGGCCCCTGCAGGACGAGGCCGAGCGACGCCGCAACAACGCCGACGCCCGTGACCTCGCCGACCGGCTCAACGCTTTCTACGCCGCATAG